TCCAGTCAAACGCAGGATCACGAAAGCACTTCGATCCTGGGACGAGCAGTCCTAGTCACCCTCATGTGGGGCGTTACGCTTCTCGGTTTAGAGCGCTTGTTCCTCAAGGGCCCTTGGATTTCTGAAGCACTCACCATTGGTGCAGCTGCGATTCTTCTCGCCAGTACCGTTCTTGTCCTGTTCCCGGGACGTCGAGGAGTGTCTGCCGCAAGCGGCGGTCTGGGCGCCACGCTGGTTTGGCTCCTGTGGCAACAGGGGCAGGCCGAGAAGGCGGCAATCCACCTCTGGCTGAGTCACCCCTCAACAATGATCGACGAAGTAGCGGTCACTACTTCGCAAGAGATCGCCCCCTTTGCGCCATACGGCGCGTTTGAGGATGTTCTAGTTCTTGCGGCGTTGTTAGTTTCTGTGCTCTGCATGGTTCTGTTGATTGTTGGGAACAGCCCGATGGCCACCGTATTGGTTCTATCGCTGCTAATGCTGGTCCCCACCATGATCACAGGTGTCCGGATTCCCGGCGGGCTACTACTCGGCGCGGGGATCATCCTCGCTCTAGTTGTCTGGATCCAGGCTCCGCGTCGCACGGGCATCGCACTGCTTGCAGTCGGTGCATCTGTTGTTATGGCGGGAGGATTGGTCGCTGCCGCACCGGCGGCTCGGGACAAGATGTGGAATCAGGCATTTTTGCCATCACCTGTCTCTGCTGACGTTCCGGACGTGACGGTAACACTCGCTCGCGATCTCCGCGCTCGTAGCACCACTCCGGCCTTCAATTACACCGGGAGTGTCCCGGGAAGCTACCGCTTCACGCTGACGACTCTGGCCGACTTCACAGATGGTCGTTGGTTGCCGGACGAGGAGATGCCGCAGACCCGATCCCCCGTCTACCACTGGCGACAGGCAGACACGGTAAGTCCCGAGCCAATCCCGTATGACTTCCCTCAAGATGAAACACAAGAAGTCACCATCACGATCCGAGGCTTACTCAGCGACTGGCTTCCTCTGCCTCAGTCTGCGCTCAGAGTTACCGCTGGTGAAGAAGACACTTCTTTTGAGGTATCCCGCTGGTTGTGGACGGTGAACGCGCCAACGGCCATTAGCCCCGGCGGACGAACTCAAACCGGAGATCGCTACTCCGCTACTTCAATGCCGCTTTTGTACGACAATCTCGCCAACCTTTCAGCGACGGAATCCGCGCCATACTCTTCGATACTCGAGGCCCCCGAAGAGGTCCAGCGCTACCTCGATCTTCCTGGAGAAGTCCCCGCGGTAATCGCTGAGACAGCATGGGAAGCGGCGGGAGACCGAGGTGACAGAATCACCACGGCGTTTGCGCTTCAGGAGTGGTTCCGCAGCGGTGAGTTCACGTACAACGAGTCAGCGCCCTACGATCCGGGCGCTGATCCCGACGACCCCTATTCGGTCATCACCGCTCTCCTTGACCAGCGAAGCGGTTTCTGTGTCCACTACGCCTCGGCCTTCGCGGTGATGGCTAGGGAACTTGGACTCCCGACCCGTTTGGCCGTGGGCTATGCCAGTCAGTTCGACGGCAGTTCTCCCGCAACCGTCAGCAATGGGGATTTGCACGCGTGGCCGGAAGTGTACGTCGATAACCTCGGGTGGGTCGCATTTGAGCCGACGCCCGGCGGGGCCGGACTCCGCGCCGACACCGGGGAGGAAGTCGTGCCCGAACAGTCTGAGCCTGCCCAAGAGCAATCCCTGGCTCAGGAACCAGATACTCCGGAGCCCACCCCTCAGGCAAACATTGTCGAAGACGAAACGAACGCGGACAATGGTGCCTCAGAATTATCCTCCGCCTGGTGGTTTCTTTCTCTCGTTCTCTTGTTGGCCGTGCCTGCCGGACTGCGAACTGGTCGCACCGCCTGGCGCAAGAACAAGATCGTAAATGGACTCCGGTCGGCCCAGCCCGCCTGGGATGAATTCGTCGATACAGCGGCCGATCTCGGGTTTCTTGACGGATCTGATTCGGGCGCGCTAAAGCCCAGAGCAAAGACCGCAGAGGCGCTCATCGAGAACCTGGAAGACAGAGGCGTTCTCAATTTCGAGTCTGCCGCCGCGGCAAGACGGATTCGGGGCGCCATGGAACTTGAGAAGTACGCCAAATCCTCACAATCAACGGCCAGAACCGACCTGGTTCAAGCCCTCAACGTATCGATTGCGGGGATGAAGAGTTCCGCTAGTCGGGCCGCTCGGATTCGCGCGATCCTCGTCCCTCGTTCCCTAGCCCGACAATGGCAGCGCGGTTAATCAGCTTCCTCCAGAATTCCGTTCGTGATCGAGGTCGGGTTGCCGAACCTGTGCGTGGTGATAGAAACCGCCTGCTCGTGCAAGAACGGTAGTGCCTCGACCCGTCCTGCAGTCGTTGCGGGACCATCCCAGACCGCCACCGCGATCGAGCCACCGAGATCCTTCTGGATATCACCGCGCGTCACACCGAGAGCACGTACCCGCACCTCATCGCTAACCTCGTCCCCATTCAGCATCTCGATAAAATCACCACGATCCTGAATCATGGGACTGAAGCCGTATTTGGTCGCCCAGTCATCAATGGTCCAGGGCAACGGTTTGTCAGTCGAAAGCTCGACCACTGCCGAAGTCGTCGCGAGCGGATCAAACTGGCCGGGAGCGACGCGAACCAGGGAAGAGCCACCAGCCGGACTCTCGATAAACTCTCCGGTTGCCACAGCCGCAGCAGCAATCTTGAGGACGTCAACTAGCGACCAATCACCTTCCGCCCGAATAATCGCATCGGTCGGAATGTATCGAAGCACGTTCCGCTCAGCGGCCAGCGCACTCGGGTCATTCATTCGGTCGAACTCCGAGGTAGCGGCGTGCTCTGCGTTGTAGGCGGCGCGCTCCAACACCTCCCATTCGTCATCGTCCAAGACAGTCGAAGCTGCCTCAAGCAAGTCAACCAGTTGCGGCTTACGAACATGCAGGCTCTTGTCAGCAGCTCTCTCCCCGTACGAGATAGCCTCTTGAGCAACCTCCTCGTACTCCGTGGACTCAACCTGTGGTTTGAGGGCACCGAACGAGAAGAGGTAATTCGGCCCGCCGGCCTTCTCGGTCGCTCCAACTGACGAAAGCTTCCATCCGCCGAAAGGCTGACGACGAACGATTGCGCCAGTGATTCCACGGTTCACGTAAACATTACCGGCCTGAACTCGGTCAAGCCAGAACTTGATCTCATCTGAGTTCAGCGAGTACAGCCCTGCAGTCAGGCCGTAGTCCGTCGCGTTCTGAATCTCAACGGCCTCAGCGAGCGTCTTAGCTCGGATAACACCCAGAATCGGGCCGAAGTACTCGACCGTATGAAACTCACTATTCGGTTTTACTCCGGCACGAACACCCGGGGTCCACAAACGATTGCTGCCGTCCTTCTGTTGGGGCTTAATTGCCCAATGCTGTCCGGCCTCAAGTTTGGTCAAGCCTCGAAGTAACTTCTCTCCCGGTTCCTCAGACAACGGACCCATCTCGGAGGCGAGATTAGTGGGCCAGTCAACCTCCAGCGAACTAACCGCGTCAAGCAGTTGGTTGTAGAAACGCTTGGAAGTCCCGACCGAACCGACCAGAATGACGAGGGAAGCAGCTGAGCACTTCTGTCCCGCGTGACTAAATGCGGAATTAACCAGGTCTTTCACAGCGAGATCAAGATCGGCGGAAGGCGTCACAATCATTGCGTTCTTCCCCGAAGTCTCGCCGATCAATCCGAGTTCTGGGCGCCATGATAGGAACTTCTGTGCCGTCTCGGATGAGCCAGTGAGCACGACCCGGTCGACTAGGTCATTGTCGATCAGTGCGCGTCCGACCTCGCGATCGGCCGGAATCACCAGTGGAGCAAGTGACTTTGGTACTCCAGCCTTCCAGAGAATCTCCGCCAGCATGGCCCCGCACCGCTTGGCGGAGGACGCTGGCTTCAGGATCGCGGCACTGCCAGCAGCAAGCGCCGCGGCCATTCCGCCGAATGGGATTGCCAGAGGAAAGTTCCATGGCGGCACCACAACGGTTAGCTTCACTGGCTCGAACTCGGCCCCGTGAACCTTTTCGAGTAGCAGTGACTGCTCTGCATAAAAGTGCGCGAAGTCAATGGCTTCCGACACCTCAACGTCCGCTTGACCAATTGTCTTGCCGAGCTCAGATGCTGCCACTTCGATGAGTTCACCGCGATGAAGGGCAAGCTCCACGCCGACCTTGTGAAGAATGTCGGCCCTCTCCTTCGCGGGTTTTGCCGCCCATTTCTTCTGCGCCTTGAGTGCGGCCTCAATAGTTCGATTTAGCCCGGCCGGAGTCTTTACGATCCGTTGCTCCACGGTCTTCAACCCTAGTTCTGACTTCGGGACCTTAGAGAGAATCTCTTCCGCCCAGTCGCGGTTTGCAACCAATGCCGGATCGGTATCCGACGTGTTGGAGAAGCGCCAACCGCCTCCGGGGGCGCGAAGGCCCCGTTCGATGTGTCGAGCCGTTTCCTTTTGCCTATTCTGCATCCGAGCCGGGTGGCAACGTTTATCTCCCTCGCCCACCGCCATCTTTAGCGATTGCTCAAAGCGGTCTTCCTCTTTGGCGAAGGTTTGTGGATCTGTTCCGATCTCGAAGACTGAGGACATGTAGTTCTGTTCAGCTGCGTTTTCTTCAAGACGGCGAACCAGATAGGCGATCGCGACATCAAACTCCCGGGGATGAACAACGGGAACGTAGAGCAGAACGTCTCCCACCTCATCCCGGATTGCCTGTGCCTGTCCGTCGGCCATCCCAACCAGCATCTCGAAGTCGATCGCATCGGTAACCCCCCGAAGCTGGGCGAGCTCCCACGCCAACGCCAAGCTGAACAGGTTGTGACCGGCAACGCCAAGGTGAACGTTCTCCACCCGTTCGGGGGTGAAAGCCCAGTCGAGCACTCGGAGATAGTTCGCGTCGGTCGCCTTTTTGGACTCCCAAGTCGCTAGCGGCCAGCCGTGGATTTCGGACTCGACAGTCTCCATCGCAAGGTTGGCGCCCTTAACAAGACGGACCTTGATTGGCGCTCCGCCTCGAGCACGCCTGGCGCCAGCCCACTCCTGAACTCGCTTCATCGCCGGGAGGGCGTCTGGAAGGTAAGCCTGGATCACGATGCCGGCCTCAAGATCCAACAGCTCCTCGCGGTCCATGATCTTCTCGAACACATCGAGGGTGAGGTCCAGATCCTTGTACTCCTCCATATCCAGGTTGATGAACTTTGGAGTGGGTGACGTGGCGGCATACTGGAACAGTGGAAGTAGCATCTCAGATGCTTTATCTACGGCCTGTTGATGACCCCACTCTGAGTGCGGGCCAACTACCGAAGACACTTTGAGCGAGACATAGTCAACGTCGTCGCGCTTTAGCAAATCAAAGGTCTTGCTGAGACGGGAAGCGGCCTCTCTGTTACCCAGCACAGCTTCACCCAGCAGATTCAGGTTGAGGCGAGATCCGTTCTCTTTAAGTTTCTTGATCGCGGCGCCCAGTTTCTCCGGTCTGGCATCCAAAACCAAGTCCTTGACCAATGCCTGAAATATCCTGCGGGCGGCGATAACCACCGCTTCGGGAGCCAGCTTCGCGGTTACGCCACCAGCCTTTGCGGGAAACCTCAGCCATGTGGGGAGGAACTCCGGTGATTCCTGCATTAGTCGGGATAGGTTTGCGGCCGCAACCTTCACATCCTCCGGGCGGACCACTCCGTCAACAAACTCAACGGTGAACGGGAGCCCGCTGGGGTCATCTAGTACATCGGCCAGCAGTCGTGCTGCTTGCGCCGCTGGAAAGCGGGTTGAAAGCTCCGTCCAACGCCGCGCAGTTTCGGTCGCACGGTCGCCAGCTATCTTGAGATCGTCTGTGTCCTTCTTAGCAGTGGCCACTCTTCCTTCTCCCAATCTCTCTTGTTCACTTGTCGTCTCGAGGTTCGCCTCTACCTGCCGCACGTCTCGGGGCTAAGGGCTAGCACTCAGCTCTTGCCCTTAGCGCGAACCTGACTAATTTCGTAAAGCGCAATCCCGGTGGCGACCGAGGCGTTCAGTGACTCAACCTCGCCGGTCATAGGGATCGAAACGATGACATCGCACGTCTGGCGAACCAAACGTGAAAGCCCTGAACCTTCAGCTCCGGTGACTAGAACCAGCGGCTCAGTTGCCAGTTCCAATCCTCTGACCGAGAAATCGGCGTTGCCATCGAGACCGACAATGAAGAATCCGGCCTCCTTGCACTTCTCAAGCGCCCTCACGAGGTTATTTACTTGCGACGCGGCCATTCTTGCTGCAGCTCCCGCAGACACCTTCCACGCCGTAACCCCGATCCCGGCGGCTCGCCTCTCGGGGAGGATGAGGCCGTCGGCTCCGAACGCCGCTCCAGAACGAATAACCGCACCAAGGTTGTGAGGGTCGGTCACGTGGTCGAGGGCCACCAGCATGCCAGGCTCAGCCTTCTGCAGAGCGTCAACGATTAGTTCATCGAGATCGAGATATTGGTAGCCCAAGACCTCGACTGCTATCCCCTGGTGTGCGGCACCATCACTGGCCCGGTCCAGATCGCGCTTAGTGACCTCGACAAACGGAGCGCCCGTGTTCGCCAGCGCCTCATACACCTCTTGCATCTTGCCCTGAGCAGGATCCGCAGCGATAAAGATCCGCTTAACCTCTATCCCTGTCCTCGCCGCTTCCAGGACCGAGTTACGCCCGACGATTATTTCGTTGCCCTCTGTTGCGCGAACCGGAGTTCTCGTCTGTGCCTTGACTCTTGCGGCATCCTGCTTGGCCTTTTGCTCACGCTCCTGTTTTCTGGCGTGAGCCGGATGCCAAGTTCTGTCCTCAGCCTTAGGTGTCGGGCCCTTCCCTGCGAGGGCCTTGCGGTGACGTCCCCCGGACCCAACCTTCGGGCCCGCGTTGGACTGAGACTTCTTTGACGTCGCACCTCGACGCGCTTGGTTACCCTTCATCAGTCCTCTTCCTGATCCCTAGTGCTTCGGCTCGGGTTTGGCGCAGTTGCCCGTATGCCCGCGAGACTCCACTCAAATAGGTCGCCCAGCCTTCCTGACCCCACGTGGCTCCCTCGGGCTGATCTTTGATTGCGATGCCCAACTTTGCGAGTGCATCGCGGATGCTGTCCGACTGCTCCCAGTCCTTTTGCTCGCGTGCACGCTGACGCATCCGGAGGACCTCGTCAATCAGCGCTGCTGCTACCCCGGCCGTCTGGTCACCGAGAGTTGACGCATCCGACGTGTTATCTGCCCAGTCGGAGGAACCCGGGTCAACCCCGAGGACATCCATCATTGAGCGTACGAGAAGCAATTCTTCACGGATTGCTTCTTCCTCGTCATTGGCTAGAGCTTTTCGACCAAGCTTCACATGCTCGTGAATGACCGCGAGCGCAGCAGAAACGTTGAGATCGTCATTCATCGCCTCAGTAAACTCTTCAGGAAGTTGTGTGGGGTCGAGGAAGATGGACTCGGGCTCTCCGACAATCCCCGTCGCCTCGCTAACGAATCCCGCAATCTTGTCCCAGTTGGCCTGAGCCATCTCCAGTGTCCGCGGCCCCCACTCAATAGTTGAACGGTGGTGGACCGACGACAATGCCAGGCGAATGACCGGGGGCGCAGCCTGCTGCAGCAGCGAGTCAAGAGCCAGCGTGTTGCCAACTGATTTGGACATTTTCTCGCCCTGAGTTGTCACCCATGCGTTGTGGACCCAAAGATTCGCGAAGTCCCAGCCCGCCCCGTGTGACTGGGCTTGTTCATTCTCGTGATGGGGAAAACGAAGATCGATGCCGCCTCCGTGAATATCGAACGATTCGCCGAGATAACGTTTAGACATCGCTGAGCATTCCAAGTGCCAGGCCGGGCGTCCAGGTCCCCAGGGTGACGGCCACGAAGCGGTCTCAGGTTCGCTGTCCTTGCGAGCCTTCCACAGTGCGAAGTCGTGGGGGCTGCGCTTGCCGGGGGTTGACTCCTCGTCATCATTAAGAAGGTCCGCGGGATTCTGGTGGGTGAGAGAACCATAGTCAGGCTGAGAGGACACGTCGAAGTAGACGCTACCCGCCCCGTCCTCGTACGCGTGGCCGCGTTCGATAAGCCGTTGTACCAGTTCGATCTGGTCGGTAATGTGCCCGGTCGCGCGCGGCTCGATGGTTGGAGGAATCATTCCGAGCGTTGCGTAGGCACTCTGGAATTCGCGCTCATACCTCTGCGCAACCGCCCACCAGGGTTCACGGCTGTCGGCCGCCCTGTTCAGTATCTTGTCGTCGATGTCAGTGACGTTGCGGACATAGGTTATATCCAGGCCGCTGCGCAACAGCCAACGAATCAGTATGTCGAAGCTGGCGGCGGCCCGGAGGTGACCAATGTGGGGGCTACCCTGAACCGTTGGACCACACAGGTAAATGGACGCCTTGCCTTCTTGCAGTGGTTCGAACGGAACCAGTGCAGCCGACTTGGTGTCATATAGGCGTAGATCCATGGCTCCATGGTACTTGTCGATGAGATTGAACTTCACCCCGAAAGAACCCAGATCTCCTCGTCTGCGTGACAATATATTTCTCATCCGCGCACTCTCAGCATTCGCCCGCCAAAACCCCTTCCGGTTGCCAATCAGATAGGGGAGCAACACGCCGCGAAAACGCGGCGAAAAGTCCCCTATCTGATTGGCAACCTTGTAAGGAACGACGAATCACGCGATACCCCCATGATGATGCCCCCTATGATTCAGAGCATGAGACAGCGGATTCGAGTTGGTCAGGGTGTTGATGTGCATGCGTTCGAAGCAGAAGGCACGTACTCTGAACGTACACTGCACATCGCATGCCTTGAATGGCCGGGTGAACGTGCACTTGAGGGGCACTCGGACGCCGATGTTGTAGCCCACGCAATCTGCGACGCTTTGCTGACTGCTTCGGGTATCGGTGATTTGGGAGGCGTGTTCGGCACCTCGGACCCGAGATGGGCCGGAGCAAGTGGAGAGTCGATGCTCAGAGAAACTAAGCGTCTCCTCGATGCAAACGGATGGTTGATCGAGAACGTTGTGGTTCAGGTGATTGGCGAACGCCCTCGGATCGGTCCTCGCCGAGACGAAGCAGCGGCGGCGCTCTCTGAAGCGCTCGGAGGCGCGGAAGTAACACTGGCGGCGACTACGACGGACAAACTCGGATTCCTCGGACAAGAACAGGGCCTCGCCGCACTGGCAACCGCACTACTCACCCAATAACCAACCCAGTTATTGAGCGAACGCAACGTATCTACTGCCGTGGCACGTTGGGAACGAAAAACGCAAGAGACCTTCGAGCTACCGCGCTGTCACGGTAGCAAACACTCGGGAGGCTCCTCTTCTGATGCCACCGCGAGCTAAGCGGGCGGCAAACCCGCCCTACTCGGTCCACTAGGGTAACGCCGCCATCATTCAAGTGGATTGCTTGAACCACTGTCAGCTTGTCGGGTGATCGTGAAGTCTTATCTGCTCGTTCTGTGATTTCACCGGGATCATCAGTAGCAAACCGAGGACAAGGATGAGCACGATTCCCAGGATCCCCCAGTACGTCGGGGTCCCGCCGATAATCGCTCCGCCCAACGTGATGGCCAAGCCGTACATCAGTGGAGAAAGGAAGCTGACCGCACGGCCAGTTGTGGCATAAAGGCCGAAGACTTCACCCTCACGTCCCTCAGGCGCCAAGTTCGCTAAGAAAGTCCGGGATGCCGACTGAACCGGGCCAACAAACACCGTCAGACCCAGGCCAAATATCCAAAAAATCTTCGGGCCGTACTGCTGGAAGAAGAACACTCCAAGTCCGAGGAAGACCATCAGCACCAGTGAGATCATGATGATGGTGCGTGAGCCCCACTTGTCATCAAGGGGACCGAACGCGATAGTTGCCAATCCGGCGACGACGTTCGCCGCGATCGCAAAGATGATGACCTCACCGGGACTGAACCCGAAAACCGAAGCGGCGATGACTCCACCGAAGGTAAACACTCCGGCCAGTCCATCTCGGAATATGGCTGAGGCAACTAGGAACTTAAGAGTGTTGCGCGATTCGTTCCAAAGCAGCTTTATCGTGGCGAAGAGGTGCTTGTATGAATCGAGTAGCGTCTCGCGTGGTCCCGCCTGCTTGATTGTCTTTTTCTTCGGAGGGTTCAGAATTACCGGAAGAGAGAAGATACCGAACCAAAGAGCCGCGATCACCATTGAGACACGGACATCCATCCCGTTCGCACTAGTTATGCCGAAAAGTCCGACTTCGGGGTTGATGAAACCGAAGTAGAGGATCAATAACAGGACGATGCCACCGAGATATCCAGCACCCCAACCGATACCCGAGATCTTTCCTCGATTTTCAGAGTTCGAAATGTCGTTCAGCATTGCGTTGTAGTTGACTGAGGCAAATTCGAAGAAGATATTGCCAACGCCCAACAGTCCGATACCTAGCCATAGCGCCCCGATTGGACCGAGCGGGGACTGCGGATAGACAAAGAACATTAGTCCTAGGCAGATGAAGACCAGCAAGGAAAACCAACCGAGAACCCTCGCGCCCTTTCCACTGCGGTCAGCTCGCTGTCCGGTTATTGGCGCGAGTAGTGCGATAACCACACCCGCAGCTGCCAGACCCCACGACAGATACTGATTCGCCTGATAGCTACTGGTAAAGTTCCCGTCGCCCGTCAGGAAGATTGTGAAGACGAACGTCGTCGCTACGGCATTAAATGCCGCCGAACCCCAGTCCCACAGAGCCCAACTAGCTATCTTCGACTTGCCTACTGTCTGGCTTGAGCCAACACTCAGCGGAGTCTCCCCGCCGGGCACCAGTGCACTCTCTTCGACTGACATTTGTCCTCCGTGTTGATGGATTTGTTCAGCGCCGAACTATTCGAAGTTACCAGAGTGTTCGCGGTGGGCCATTCTTGTTCACGTTTTCTTCAACGATCTTTTTAACCCGACAAGGTCGGCAGCAACAGTTACCTTGAACGCTTTCGGGTCACCCGGGACCGTCAACACCGGAACTCCGTGCGCCTCAAGAAGTCCGGCGTCATCGGTCGCAGCGTCAGTCTCAGAAGCGCCGCGAGAGGCTTCAGCAACGTGCGCCTGATACAGGGGTTCCCATCTAAAACCTTGCGGAGTCTGCACGGTACGCAGCGTTGTTCGATCTAGGGTGCTCCGCACAATGCCCGTCGCCGGGTCAACTGCCTTGATCGTGTCGACGACCGGCATCACAGGGATCACCGCTGAAGCACCGGAATAAACTGCCTCAATGACCGAGTCGAACAACTCGGTAGGGGTCAAGCACCGTGCAGCATCATGAACCAGGACCGGAAGGTCGGCAGCGGGACCACCAAAGTCCGGTGACCGGTCAGCTTCCTCAACCGGTTCAGCGTCCGCATGCGCCGATTCGCGCGGTATAGGAGACGCTGCGTCAACCGTAGCGCCTACTGCCTGCCCCGGGCTTAGCTCCCGCGCATTGTGTCGCGCCACGTCGAAATAGAGGACGATCGCCTTGAGTGCTTCATACACCGAGCCCTGGCGACTAGTCCCACCGGGAACAACCATCCACGGAACATCGGAGCCAAGACTCCGCGAGACTACGCGCTCAAAATCCTTCTCATAGCCCGGCGTGCAGGTGACAACCACTCCTTGAACATGATCGCTCCCTGCTATCCGTTCAAGTGCCAGACCGAGAATGGTCTTGTCGTCAACCGAAACTAGAGCTTTCGGAACAGTAGCCCCGAGGCGTGAACCGCTGCCCGCCGCAGTAAGTACCACCCAGGCTTTCACGGTTGCCGCCCTAAGCGAAGACCGGCTAGTCCTCGCCCTTCTCCTCAGATCCGCTCACCATCTCGATACCTTTGTCGAGTACACCGTTGAGGAA
The sequence above is a segment of the Actinomycetaceae bacterium MB13-C1-2 genome. Coding sequences within it:
- a CDS encoding 2-C-methyl-D-erythritol 4-phosphate cytidylyltransferase — its product is MKAWVVLTAAGSGSRLGATVPKALVSVDDKTILGLALERIAGSDHVQGVVVTCTPGYEKDFERVVSRSLGSDVPWMVVPGGTSRQGSVYEALKAIVLYFDVARHNARELSPGQAVGATVDAASPIPRESAHADAEPVEEADRSPDFGGPAADLPVLVHDAARCLTPTELFDSVIEAVYSGASAVIPVMPVVDTIKAVDPATGIVRSTLDRTTLRTVQTPQGFRWEPLYQAHVAEASRGASETDAATDDAGLLEAHGVPVLTVPGDPKAFKVTVAADLVGLKRSLKKT